TAATTGCCAATAAGCAATGATCAAGCTTTGGTCAAGACTCCATGACTCACTCACACTTGCTGGAAAAACATCTAGAATGTAAGGCCACTAAAGCAGTCCCTAGGAGAATAAACTAAAGCAATACCCCATTATCCTACAGACAGTCCTACCTTTCTTTCACCAAATCACTCTCTAACGGATTGAAACAAAACTTCAAACaagctatgttttctttttttttttttttgagacagagtctcgctctgtcacccagactggagtgcaatggtgcgatcttggctcgccgcaagctccacctcccgggttcacgccattctcctgcctcagcctccggagtagctgagactacaggcgcctgccagcacgcctggcgaatttttgtatttttagtagagatggggtttcaccttgttagccaggatagtctcgatctcctgacctcatgatccacccgcctcggcctcctaaagtgctgggattacaggcgtgagccaccgcgcccggcctcaaacaAGCTATGTTTTCTAGAAGAGTTGTATCAAATCACAATTTTAGGAAtcactcaattttttaaaaatccttgccAGCAGGAACTCAATAGTCTTAATTTTTAATGCACAAAAAATGATGTGCATTAAAGTGATGGGCTGTTTAAAGGGACGATGTGACAAATCATTTTGAAAGAATCAATGCTAAATCCTTCTAACAAGAAAAGgtttttggctgggtgtagtggctcacacttgtaatcccagcactttgggaggccgaggtgggtggatcatttgaggtcaggagttcgagacctgcctgaccaatatggtgaaaccccatctctactaaaagtaaaaaaaattagccgggcgtggtggtgcgcgcctgtaatctcagctactcaggaagctgaggcagaattgcttgaacccgggaggcggaggttgcagtgagccaaggttgtgccactgtactccagcctgggcaacagagcgagactatctcagggaaaaaaaaaaaaaagaaaagaagagataaaggTTTTTATGTATAAAGTTTGCTTAAAGTAAAACCAACCTACAAGTCTGTAAATAGCTCCCTCATTGGGACTAGCTGTGTAGTACGGTTGTCAGAGGTCTTAAGGAGCTATGGAGTGGGATCTTAAGGAGCTGTGGAGTGGGACATGTTAACTGTAGGTAAAACCAGTAACTGTCTAATTAATGTTACTTGAGAGACAGTAGACACCCCCAAGACAACCACCACCCCTAAAAAAGAGTTCACCCATCAATGCCTGAAATTCTGTCACCTAAACTCCTTTGGTTTAGGCATTTGTATTTCCTACCAATGCTCTTTAGAGGGATACCAAGTACCAaaagttggggtttttttttttttttgagacaaggtcttactgtgtcacccaggctggagtgcagtggcacgatctttgctcactgcaacctccacctccagggctcaagcgattctcatgtctcggcttcccaagtagctgggattacaggcacctatcactatacccagctgatttttgtatttttagtagagactgggtttcaccatgttgatcatgctgatctcaaactcctgacatcaggcgatccacccacctcggcttcccaaagtgttgggattacaggagtgagccctcaaaaatgttttctattatgaGTTTGCCAAACTATTTTGTGACAGGAGAACTGGACAATACAAGTGAGAGTACTAGGTAacctgataaaaagaaaaaggccgggacaggcagatcacctgaggtcaggagttcgagagtaccctggccaaaatggtgaaaccgcCTCTCTACTGAAAGTATGAAAATTAGCAGGTgcgatggcaggtgcctgtagtcccagctactcgagagcacgagaattgcttgaacccaggtggcggagggtacagtgagccaagatcacaccactgcactccagcctgggcaacagagggagactccgtctcaaaaaaaaaaaaaaaaaaaagcaagaaaagaaaagagaaagaaaacacaggagagggcgggtgcggtggctcacgcctgtaatcccagcactttgggaggctgaggcaggcagatcacgaggtcaggagatcgagaccatcctggctaacatggtgaaaccccatctctactaaaaatacaaaaattagcagggcgaggtggcaggcacctgtagttccagctacttgggaggctgaggcaggagaatggcgtgaacccaggaggcagagcttgtagtgagccaagatagtgccactgcagtctggcctgggcgaaagagcgagactccgtctcaaaaaaaaaaaaagttatatattctcCGTAAATCTACCATCATGTttgtagtgttttttgttttgttttgttttttctgagacagggtctcactctgttgcccgggctaagtgcagtggcccgatcgcatctcactgcaacctccatctcctgagctcaagccatcttcccatctGAGCCTCCAGTACCCATGTGGTCCCgggagtagttgggaccacaggtgtacgccaccatgccggctaatatGTGCTAACTTTTACAGATCAgtttaacttttctgtttttagtgaAATTCCTCAACTTCCtctatatatcaaaatttatttccccatttttctcAATGCCCTTGATCCCACTTCCCCCATGCCCTCCTGTCACTTGCATTCTATTATTTCCTCACATGTTCAATTTCTCCCTCTGTTGGCTCCTTCCCCCAACATGCTCTTCTTGCCCAACCTATAACTGCCACTCCGTGACTCCTTGGGTTaatgtctcttttctctccttctcaaaATTAATCTCTTCCTCCATTCACGTTCCAAGGTCTTATCTTTTTagccaatactttttttttcttttgcctttaaagatgccaaggccgggcacggtggctcacgcctgtaatcccagcactttgagaggccgaggcgggtggatcacgaggtcaggagatcgagaccatcctggctaacaaggtgaaaccccgtctctaataaacatacaaaaaaaaaaaaaattagctgggcgtggtggcacgcgcctgtagtcccagctactcgagaggctgaggcaggagaatcgcttgaacccggggggtggaggttgcagtgagccgagaccgcgccactgcactccagcctgggcgttagagcgagactctgtctcatataaataaataaataaataaataaataaataaataaataaataaataaataaataaaataaaaatgccaaaaagagGTCCTGGCGCTCTTCTCTACCCAGCACCTCCCGCCCCAAATACGATTCAACACTTCCCACAAACGAGCCTTGTTGGGAATGCTTGTTCCGCAAGGGGACAGAACGACCCGTATTTTCCATCCCCGCCTTACACTACAGTCTAGAGGCAGTATCACTGGATAAAAGAAAGGCCGGTAACAGTCTAATCTCCCACAAACTGGACTGGGACAAATTTACCCTACAGACACTCAAAACACAGTCTACCCTAAACACCATCTACTCAGATCCCCGCTTTCCAAGCACCCACTGCAGAACGGTCGCGGCTGTTGCCTGGAAGGGGCTCTTATTATTCTAGTACAGACCCCAACCAGGACCCTCACCTCTCCCACAGCCAGCAGCACCAACTCACAGCCATATTGTTGCCACCGTGGGCACCCACTTGATGACACCACCGTCGCCCCCACGTACCTGACTGACCATCCCCGAAGCTATGAAGTGGCCTAGCACTAGCCCAGCGCCGTTAGGCGCGGACGCCGGGCCCCACGGATTGGCAGCGGCCATGGCTCGGACGCACCTCCCGCGAAGGCGCCAAGAATGAGCGGGAACGCACGGCGAACGCACGGCGCGGCTCGATGACGTCACAGGGCGTTCCCGCCCAGGACTGAGCCGGGGAGCGCATCCCGGCTACTGCGGGTCCTGGGTCTTCACCTGCGGAGCCATACGGCAGCCGAGCGGTGGGAGGCGAGTCCGGGGCTCCCTGATCTTCCGTAGGCTCCCAGAGGCTCCTGGCCTCCGCAGAGCTGCAATGGCGGCAGGGCTTGGTGGTCGGACTGCGTGTTCTTCCGTTTCTTCCTTGTCGCTCTTGGGTCGGGCCCCAGGAGCCAGGGATCGGCGGGAGATgagagctggggcaggagacCCAGCCGGGAGGCCGACCGGGTGGACTGGGCGGTGACAGCTGCGCTTCCTTCCCGCAGGGACCTGAGCCGCGGCGCTAGGATGGGAAACAGTGCGCTCCGCGCTCATGTGGAAACGGCGCAGAAAACTGGTGTCTTTCAGCTTCAGGACCGAGGGCTGACCGAGGTGAGACTGGGAGGGACACGACCAGGGAACTTAAAGGGAGAGGGACGGCGGGGGCGGCGAACTTAGTGCGGGATTCTCCACGCTGTGAACTCCTTTCTCCAGTTCCCCGCAGACTTGCAGAAGCTGACGAGCAATCTCAGGACCATCGACTTGTCCAACAACAAGATCGAAAGCCTACCGCCTTTGCTGATAGGAAAGTTCACTCTGCTGAAGAGCCTCTCCCTGAACAGCAATAAACTGAGTATGGCTCTTGCCAGGGAGGCTTTTGCTAGTGATCAGCTGTTACCAGGGGTGGTTTTCTCTTAcaagctgatttttgtttttgttatgaaACCGTGCAGGAGGGCTTAAGTTGCCGAATGCCGGAATCCTTGAAGCCTTCTTTCTACTTCTTGTAATTACATCTAAAATAAGCCTTATAATGATTGGGTGTTATAATGATTGTTACTGGGTTAATTTGGACTTGAAAGAGAAGAACATTTTGGGGATGTAATGTAAACAAAGCTACCTAACTTGGAATGGGGGATGGATGAGAAGGGGAGGATCTTCCAAATATCACAAAATTTGCTGTCGGATTGTGCCTTGGGCCCCTTTACAAAAGGAGCCCATTATACACACAAATGCTCTCCGGCATTTTGATGGCACCCTCACCTTCTAAAGACTATGTTGGTAAAATGCAATACCTAAAAATGGCACATGTGggagttttacatatattaacaagAGGCGAATCAGGCTGCCATATAGTCTTTATAAACTTCATCAAAgttgttttcagctccatcagattcaggttttaaaaaaatttttctttgccAGCTGTTCTGCCTGATGAGATATGCAATTTGAAAAAACTAGAGACGCTAAGCCTAAACAACAATCACCTTAGAGAGCTGCCATCTACCTTTGGGCAACTCTCTGCCCTCAAGACCCTGAGCCTCTCTGGAAACCAACTAGGAGCATTACCTCCCCAACTTTGTAGCCTACGGCACCTGGATGTGATGGATCTTTCTAAGAACCAGATTCGAAGTATACCTGACACAGTGGGAGAGCTGCAAGTCATCGAACTCAACCTCAACCAGAATCAGGTCTAGAGctttaaggttttttttcctACAGCATATGTGTGGGTTTATGGTCTCCTGATACCTGTTAACCTCTTGTTTCCTAAACTGCCATCATAGAGCTAAGTATCAGAGGCTAAATGAGAGGTTTCTTCTATAGACTGAACTAATTTCAAGGCTCAAAGTGCCATGGAATTAGTTGAGACACTGGATGTGTTAGTTGTGTAGGTGTTTTGAGGAGGGTGGGGTAGGTAACCAGGAGAGATCATTTCAAAAGTTAAACTACTGTCTCACAAATCTTGAAGAATTCTTCAGATCCTCCTCAAATATATGCCCCTAACCAGCTAGCCAGGAGCTATGTTAGGGATATAATGTGGAAATGAGGCCTAAACTGAGGTTCTCAGAGTCGGGCGTCAGAGgtaattcagttttgtttttcgttttgtgTGGGGTTTTGACATCTTTGTTACAAAGTGTGTCTCCTGCTTTTGCTGAAGAATATTAAGTGATAGGCTTTCTGGAAATAGCCCATTTCACTGTTGTACAGCTTTAATTATATTTGTTTCCATTACTTTGGAAgcttttcaattaatatttatttgtctgGAAAACCAATCCAAAGATTCTTGTCTAGGCATGAAGGCACAAGTGATGAAATATTGAACACTGAGACTGGATGGCCTTTAGTTTTCTAGTGTCTGTATTTCTAGATCTGCATGGTCCATTAAAGTAGCCAGAAGCTGCATGTGGTTATTACTTTTCTAGATTGTAGTGATTTTACATCATGATGAAATTCAGTCTGTCTTTGAGGGATTGGCCTCATGTTTTTTTACCTTAAGTGGATATTCTTCTAGTTATAGAGCTTCTTGGGGGAATAAAAAAACTGAATCAGTTAAGCAGCAAGTATTAGTTGAGGATTTGCTCCACATTCACCTCTGCTAGTACCTTTATTCAGTGGTTCTCTAACTTTAGTATGCATCAGAATTAACCAGAAAAGTTTGTTTAAAGAGATCACTAGCCCCCTACCCTCGGTGTGTCTGATCCAGTAGGTCTGGGATGAGGTCTGAGAAGTTGCATTGCTAGTTATTGAACTTATTAAAGTTCCCATGATTTCTAATAAGTGATGGTCTGAGATGATACTAGGCAGAATCAAATAATTTGGTGACTTTTAGTATTTAAATGGCAAAAGGGGTGAGTCAAAGACAATTGCTTGGTATTGAGCTTGAGGGCCGAAAGGAACAGTAGTGCTATTGAGAATGGACATGCTGAGTTGTCTGTGGTGAATCttgtaaatggaaatatcttACTGAAAGTTGGAAACATGGGAGCAGAATAGAGGTAAGAGTATAGATACAGATCTTGAGGTCATAACAAAAGTGATGGACTTTAATGAATGAGCTTTCTAGAAAAAGTTTAGAGAGAAGATGACATATGAAGTATTAGGGACAGCTACTTGAAAAATGCCCataaaggccgggcgtggtggctcacgcttgtaatctcagcactttgggaggccgaggcgggtggatcacgaggtcaggagatcgagaccacggtgaaaccctgtctctactaaaaatacaaaaaattagccgggcgtggtggcgggcgcctgtagtcccagctactcagagaggctgaggcaggagagtggcgtgaacctgggaggcggagcttgcagtgagctgagattgtgccactgcactccagcctgggcgacagagcgagactccatctcaaaaaaaaaaaaaaaaaaaatgcccataaAAACAAGAGAAGTAAGGAATAATCCAAAAGATaggaagaaaaaccaaaaaggacaaaaagaagggGTTTTAAGGAAGGGATACATAGTACAGTTAAATGCAATAGGGACGGAGGACGATAGATCCTTGAATTTGGTAGTAAAGTGGTCAGTATCTATGTACACATAAAACATTGGCAGTAAATGTACCAAAATGTTTATGGTGGTTATTTCTGGGTGGTGGATTCCAggtaaacttttttctttaaacctgtgattctcaaattttctataatgaacatACAGTGCTTTTATCATCAGAAAATTTTGTTCCCAAAAAGCCACTGGTGACCttcataaaagcattttttttaagtgggggCGTAGTAACAGAAGCTAGATAACAGGCTTCTGGAGTGAGTAGGCAGTGAGAAAATGGAGGCGGTAAAAGAGGGGAAAACTAGAACAAATAGTCAagtaaagatttttgttttgttttaatgtactAAAAGTAACCAGTATAGTGCTTATGCTTTTTCCTGTTATTCTTTTGTGGTTTTTCAATAGATATCTCAGATCTCAGTGAAGATATCTTGCTGTCCTCGCCTTAAAATTCTTCGCCTGGAAGAGAATTGTCTTGAGCTCAGCATGCTTCCCCAGAGTATCCTCAGTGATTCCCAGATCTGTCTGCTTGCTGTGGAAGGCAatctttttgaaataaagaaactTCGAGAACTGGAAGGCTATGATAAGGTATGAATTAATGTACTTCTGCATTTCTAGTCACTACCCCAGAGAAAACAATGGTGAAGTAATCCACAGAAGTGTTTATAGCTCATGTCAACAGGATTTGTTCTTCCCCATTTTGGAAGTAGATTCAAAGCATCGGCTGAATGGTATTGTGCCAAGATGACTTTTTCTCTTTAGACAGCTTATTGTAAAGCATCTTTgtcttcatctttgtcttttgatatatatatattttgtgtgtgtgtgtgtgtgtgtgtgtgtgagacagggtctcattctgtcacccaggctggagtgcagtggtgcaatctcagctcactggcacagccttcacctcctgggctcaagcgattctcatccctcagccccactagtagctgggatcacagtcgTGCACCAGtataccttgctaatttttgcagagatggggttttgccttgtttgccaagctggtctcaaactcctaggctcaagtgatctgcccgccgcagcctcccaaggtactgggattacaggtgtaagccaccacgtccagctctatgtgctttatttatttattttttttggaggcaaggtctcgccctgtcacctggctggagtgcagtggcaggatctcagctcaagtgatcctcccacctcaacctcctgattagctgagacaacaggtgcTACCgtgcctaatttttctatttttggtacattgcccaggctggtctcaaactcctaggctcaagcgatccacctaccttggcctcccaaagtgttgagattacaagtgtgagccactgcacctggccaaaactatGTACTTCATTTTGCATTTACAGCAGTTACATTTTGTAGGAAATGAAAAATCACAtgcaataaaaaccaaaataaaaaaaaaaaataacaaatagttaggcttatatttatttactcttgCCAAAATACCCCTTATgtattctttcatgttttttagTACATGGAGAGGTTCACAGCCACCAAGAAGAAGTTTGCGTGAAGTTCTCCAGGACTATGGAAACCTTACAGGATACTGACTTAGAACATCTGTTGGAATGTGGCTGAGTCAAAGCCTCCTGTTCTTGTTAGGGGTATCTACAGTAAGGAGATGATACTCCAGGAGATTATATTTCACTCAATGATCTTTTTTCATTTCAGGGCTCTTCTCAAATAAGCTAAAAGAAAAAGGATCAGGAGACAGGAAAAGTCTTCCGTTTTGAGTCACGAGTAGGGCAACAGACAAGGTTGATCTTCAAAACCATCATTAGTTTGGCTTTAAGAAACCAGTAGCTAGCTGCTATTTATATGGTGAGGGGGTGCTGCCTGGTAACAGAATAGCTGCACGCCACAGCTTGAGATTTTGTTTAGTTTCAATGTGTGAGCTTTCATAAAGTCAGTTGCCATTCCATCTCTGTGTTAACacttcatatttttatgaaattcagATAATTTGTGAGAGGCTGGCATGGATCtaaggatttattatttttattctagtcCATCAGTTCAGTCGCAGTTTTTATACTAGGACTTTAGGATGTACATAAATGTGTGACTGTTTGTCTTGATTAAAAGTGCACTTcgtgccgggcatggtggctcatgactataatcccagcactttgggaggccaaggcgggtggctcacttgaggccagaagttcaagactagtgtggccaacatgaggaaaccctgtctctactaaaaatacaaaaattaggtggtgcatgcttgtaatcccagctacttgggaggctgaggcaggggaattgcttgaacccaggaggtggaggttgcagtgagccgagattatgccactgtactccagcatgggtgacagagtgagactctgtctcaaattaaaaaaataaaaaattaattttttttttaaagtatgcttttttggctgggtgcggcggctcacgcctgtaatcccagcacattgggaggccgaggcaggcggatcacg
This window of the Nomascus leucogenys isolate Asia chromosome 6, Asia_NLE_v1, whole genome shotgun sequence genome carries:
- the LRRC57 gene encoding leucine-rich repeat-containing protein 57, with protein sequence MGNSALRAHVETAQKTGVFQLQDRGLTEFPADLQKLTSNLRTIDLSNNKIESLPPLLIGKFTLLKSLSLNSNKLTVLPDEICNLKKLETLSLNNNHLRELPSTFGQLSALKTLSLSGNQLGALPPQLCSLRHLDVMDLSKNQIRSIPDTVGELQVIELNLNQNQISQISVKISCCPRLKILRLEENCLELSMLPQSILSDSQICLLAVEGNLFEIKKLRELEGYDKYMERFTATKKKFA